The Deinococcus sp. KNUC1210 nucleotide sequence GCGACCAAGGTGCGCGGAGCGATGGGCGGCATGGACAACAACCAGGGGCGCAAGACGGTGCATCAGCGCGAGGGCCTGTCGCGGCGCTGGATCCTGAAGGCCTGCGAAGACAGCCTCAAGCGCCTCCAGACCGACCACATCGATCTGTATCAGGCGCACTGGGTCGATAACCAGACCCCTATCGAGGAAACGCTGTCGGCGTTCACCGAACTCGTGCAGCGCGGCTACGTGCGCTACATCGGCTGCTCGAACTACAGCGCGTGGCGTTTGATGCAGGCGCTGTGGACCAGTGACCGGAAGGGCCTGGAAAGCTATGTCAGCATTCAGCCGGAATACAGCCTGCTGTCGCCCACCCGCGCCAACTTCGAGCGCGAGCTGATGCCGCTGTGCGTGGAATACGGGATCGGCGTGGTGCCCTGGAGTCCGCTGGGCGGCGGCATGCTGACCGGCAAGTACAAGCGTGGGCAGCCGTTGCCCGAGAGCGTGCGGGCCGACGAGAATTCTTCGCGGCGGTTTTCCGATCAGAACTTCGATGTGGTGGACGCGCTGGAATCGGTGGCGACGCCGCTGGGTGCCAAGCCCGCCCAGGTCGCGCTGGCATGGATGCTGGCCCAGCCCGCCATGACCGCCCCGATCATCGGAGCGAACAACACCACGCAGCTTCAGGAACTGCTGGGAACCGTCGATGTGAAGCTCAGTGCCGACGATCTGGCGAAGATCAGCCGGGCAAGCGACTGGGAACGGGCGCGGACGGAACTGGAAAGTTAAGAAGAGTGATGCGGGGCGAGTGATGGGTGATGAGGCCAGTTTGTGGCTCTTCAGCACCCACATTCTCTAGAGTGCCGTCATGACTGTGCCTCCACCCTTCCTCGGAACACCGATTCCCGTTGCCCCCGTGCCGCTGTTTTCGCGCCGCCTGTCGCCCCAGGATGCCCGAGACCTGGGGCGCGAAGTGCTGCTGACCGATGGGCTGGGCGGCTTTGCCATGAGCAGTCCGGCGGGCGTGCCGACGCGCTGTTATTCCGGGCTGGCCCGCAGCCTGACCCCCCTGTGCAGCGGCACCTGATGTTTATTTCACCGCTGGAAACGCTGGAAGTGGCGGGCCACCGCTCGGAACTGCACGCCTTCGAGGTCGCGCCCGGCACCGTCGAGGGCGACGGCCTGAATCTGCTGTCACACGTCGATCTGAACGATCTGATTCCCACACGCGTGCAGCTTGCAGGCGGCGTGCAGGTGCAGCGAACGTGGTTCATGCCGCGCCACTCGGGGTCGCTGGTGCTGCTGTACGACCTCGACACCCAGCAGGACGCCACCCTGACGCTGGGCGCCCTGCTGACCCACCGTGACATGCACCATGTCTGCACCCAGACGCCTCGCCTGGAATTTCTGCCGGGCGGCCTGGAGATGAGCGTTGTCGGGGAGGGGGTGGACGCGCACTCGACGTCGCTGCGCCTGTATCCGCCCGAAGCGTCGCGGATTCAGGCGCTCGTGCCCCGGCCTGTGCCGCAGCGGGTTCATTTTCGTCTGGATACCGCCAGGGGTGCGCCCGATACCGAGCGGGCCGTGCGCACCGATGTGTGGGCGCTGCACCTGCCACCGGGCCGACACCGACTGGCGCTGGTGGTGGGCGACCCTGGCAGTGTCGGCAACCCCTGGAACGCCTACGCCGAAGAGATCGAGCGCCGCCGCCTGCTGATTCTGCGGGCCTTCTCGGTCTGTGGCGTGCAGGACAGCGTTACGGCCACGCTCGCCGTCAGCGCCGACAGCTTTCTGGTGTACCGCCAGTCCACGCAGGCCGTCAGCGTGATCGCCGGGTATCCGTGGTTTGCCGACTGGGGCCGCGACAGCATGATCGCCCTGACCGGCCTGACCCTGCTGACCGGTCGCCTGGACGATGCCCGCGCCCTGCTGAGCACCTATCTGGGCAGTCTGCGGCGCGGCCTGACCCCCAACAACTTTCACGACGATGGCAGCGGCGCAGATTACAACACCGTGGATGGTGCCCTGTGGCTGATCACGGCGCTTGAACGCTACGTGCGCCTCAGCGGCGACCGCGAGTTTGCCCAGACGCATCTGGAAACGGTGCGCGGCATCATCCGGGCTCATCTGGAAGGCACCGATCACGGTATCCGCGCCGATCCACAGGACGGGCTGCTGCTGGCAGGCGAAACGGGCGTGCAGCTCACCTGGATGGACGTGAAGATTCACGACTGGGTGGTGACGCCCCGGCACGGCAAGCCCGTCGAGATTCAGGCGCTGTGGCTGGCCGCCCTGAGCGTCGAGAGCCGCATGAGTGAGGCGCTGGGTCAGCCGCCCGCCTTTGCTGCGCTGCTGCTGCGGGCACGTCCCGCTTTTCTGCAACTGTGGAACCCCGACGATCAGTATTTCTATGACGTGCTGGCGGCAGACGGCACCCCAGATGCCTCGGTGCGCCCGAATGTCCTGCTTGCCCTGGCGCTGCCCGACACACCCGCCGTTCCCGCTCAGCTCGATGCCGCCCTGCTGACTGCCGGGCGCGAACTGCTGACCCCCCTGGGCCTGCGAACGCTCGCCCTCAGCGATCCGCGCTATCTGGGCAATTACGGTGGTTCTCAGCTCGTGCGCGACGCCGCCTATCACCAGGGCACCGTATGGCCCTGGCCGCTGGCCGCCTATACCGACCTGCTGCTGAAACGGGGCCGGGTGGCCGACGCACGGGCGGCTCTGGACGGTCTGGAAGCGCACCTGTGGGACGCCGGGTTGGGGTCGGTCAGCGAGGTGTTCAGCGGCAGCACGCTGCTTCCCGGCGGTTGCCCCTTTCAGGCATGGAGCGTGGCCGAACTGCTGCGGGCGCACGTGGCGGTGGCCCAGGCCGAAAAGGGCCGGGGAGACGCAGCCAGAGAGGAGAGAGGTTAGAGGAAGCGTTCAGCGGGTCTGACGGCTGGTGGCCTCCATGACCTGCTGGAACTGCTGCACACTTCCGTACAGGTGCGCCGTCCAGCCTGCTGTTCTGGCAGCCTCCACGTTCTCGGCCACGTCGTCCCAGAAGACGATGCTGGCTGCCGGAATACCCAGCGCTGCCGTCACCTGCGCGAAGTAGGCCGGGTGCGGTTTGCGGTGCCCGACGCTGGCGCTGGAGAACTCACCGTCCGTCACCTGCCCCAGGTTCATGTCGTCCAGCAGGTACTTCAGGCGGTGTCGCTCCTGATTGGTCGCCAGGAAGACAGGCCAGCCGGAGGAGCGCAGCTCTGTCAGGGCGTCGAGCAGAGGCAGGTTTGGACAGTTCTCGCTTTCGAACCAGTCGTTCAGAAAGCTGTCCGGAGAGCCCGCGTAGCCGATCTGCTTCAGCAGGGGCGGCAACAGCTCGCGCAGATCAGCCCGACCGGTGCTGGCCTCCAGGAACGGCCCGGCGAAAAAGGCCCGCACCGTCGCCGGGTGCCGCGTCATCAGTGCCGAGCCGAACATCTGCGGCGGCAGCACCAGCACGCCGTCTACGTCCATCAGCAGGGCGCGGCCCGCTTCAGCCGTCTTCACTGAAAGGGCTTGCCGTTGATGGTCGCCGCACCCTTGCTGAATTCCAGATGCGTCTTCAGGGTGTCGCCGCTGCGGGTAATCATGCCCTGTTCGATCAGCGGGTCAATCGACTGCGCGATGCCCTGCGCGGTGTCGTTGCCGCTGCTGCTCAGCAGTCCGGCGATTACCTGCTCTTTGCCCTCGATGTCGGCCGTCAGCTTCAGATTTTGCAGCAGACCCATCGCCTTCTCGGTGGCCTGATCGCTGGCTCCGGCATCAAAACTGCTGTCGAAGCTGCTGAGATCGATCTTCTGCCCGTCCACGATCTGTGCGCCCAGACTCAGTTTCAGCGGGCCGTCGGGCGTCTGCGCCGAAATCTCATCGAGAGCCAGTTTGGGATTGCCTGCCAGCAGCTTGCTCAGGCTGGGTTTGGCGTCGGTCCAGAGCTTGCGGTAGGTCTGGTCACTCACGGTTTCTCCGCTCTGCAACATCTTCTGGTAGTCGGGCTGCTGGAACACGGCGATCAGCGATTCCAGCGCGGCGCTGTTCAGCTGCCTGGCGCTGAGCTTCAGTAGCAGCTGACTGAACTTGGTGTCCTGATACGCGATTTCGGCCACGCTCGCCTGGGTGCTGCTCTCCAGATTCGCTCCCTGGGGGCCGGTGCGGGTGGTCACGTTCAGGCTCTTCATGCCGCCCAGCTTCTCCGGCAGTTCGATGCTGGCGATGGTGAAGCTCGATTGCCCCTGAGACAGCGATTTCAGGTACGGCTGCTGATCGACGGTGTAGCGCACGTCGCTGATTTTCAGCACACCCTGCGAGGGGTCGCCGTTGCCGGGGCCGATCACGCCGCTGGGCCAGACCAGCGATCCGCTCAGGCCGCGCCCGCCGTTGTTGGTCTGGAAGTGGGCGTCCAGAGCAGTCCAGGTGCCCTTCACGTCGCTGTCGGCATACTGCCCGGCAGGAACCATGAAGGTGGTGTCGGTGGTGCCGCCCAGACCCACCACCGTATGAATCACGGGCTTCTTGCCGCCCAGCGCCTTGTCGATGGCCGCCTGAGTCTTCGCGTCCCAGATGATTTCGCTGTCGATGACCGCCTGGGCCACCGTCTGAAATCCGGGCAGCGGGCCGTGTTTGATGTGATTGCGAACATGCAGATGATACGGAGCCAGTTTGTCGCTCAGCACGATATACAGGTCATCGGTGCTCTCGGTGAGGCCACGGGTGTACACGTGTTTCTCTACGCTGCCCAGCTTGTTGGCCTTCAGCGCGGTGTCGATGGTCTTGGCGGTGTCGTCGCTGAAATTCTGCGCCTGCCCCGCCGCGTACATGGTGCTTCCGGCCCAGGCAACGCCCAGCAGCAGCACCACCGTCACTCCTCCGATCAGCCAGCGGGGACGGACCGGGCGGCGCGGGGCGGGCGGAGTCGGGCCGTTCTGTGAATCATGAGGAAGCGTCATAGCCATACTGTAATCAATATTTCTCCGGTTGGCGTCAGTAAACGGCACAGGTGGGGTAAGCCAAATGGAGGATGACTGTGACTCGTCTCTCTCCTTAACAAAAGAGGCCCCGCACCATGAAGTGGGCGGGGCTGTCTGTGTTTTTTAGGAGCGGGGTGCCTGTTCTCAGCCCTGTGCGCCGAGCTGAACGCGCAGCGCCAGTGGCCCGCGCAGCACGAAATTGGGGCGATACTGCACCTGCTGTTCGGGTACCTGCATGGCCGGAAAGCGCTCGGCCAGGGTACGGAAGACCAGTTCGCCTTCCATGCGGGCCAGGCTCGCGCCCAGACAGTAATGCGGGCCGCTGGCAAAGGCCAGATGGCGGGCGGTATTGGGGCGGGCAGGATCGAGGCGCTCGGGGTCGGAAAACACGCGCTCGTCCCGGTTGGCCGCCGCCACGATCAGCGCGGCAAACGATCCGGCCCGCAGCGTCTGCCCGCCCACCACCAAGTCCTGTGCCAGCCCTCGCCCGGTTCGCTGCACAGGCGAGGTCACGCGCAGCAGTTCCTCGGTCATGCCGGGGGCCAGATCGGGATTCTGTGTTAGGGCGTTCCAGGCGTCCGGCTGGCGGGCCAGTGTCAGGATGCCCGAGGCGATCAGATTGGTGGTGGTTTCGTGGCCCGCCGCCAGCAGCAGTACGGCATTTGCCAGCAGTTCATCGCTGCTCAGCCGCTCGCCGCCGTCTTCCACGCCCGCCATCGCGCTCAGCAGGCCCGGCTGAGGACGCGCCCGCAGCTCGTCGGCCAGCCCCCGGAAATAGCGCCGCATCTCGATGGCGTCGGCTTCCACGCGCTCCATCACGTCGCTCTCGTTGTTGCCGCCCAGCAGTTCGGCAATGCTGCCCGACCACTGCCGAAACTTGGCTTCGTCGTCACCCGACAGCCCCAGCATTTCGGTGATGACGCCCACCGGAAGCGGCACCGCCAGATCTTCCACCGCATCGAAATCGGGTTTTTCTGCGGCGGCTTTCAACAGCCTGTCGAGGCGCGTCTGCACCAGTTCGCGCTGCTGGGCCACCACTCTGGGCGTGAAGGCCGCCTGTGCCAGCGAGCGCAGCCGGGTGTGCGAGGGGCCGTTATGAAAGAGCATCATCGGACGCAGCACCCGCATCGCCTCGGGAAAGGCGGTTTCGCTCTCTCCGGCAAAGCCCTGACCGCTCAGGGCTGCTGGCGAACGAAACACCGCGCTCGCCACCTCATGACTGAACACCAGCGTCATATTCCATTCCGGTACGTGCAGCAGGCCGTCGGTGCCGAGTTCCCGCCCCAGCGCCCTGGCCTGGGCATACAGCGGATACGGGTCGGTGATCGCCTGCGGGCTGAACAGCGCCTGCGCCGCTTCCAGCGCTGGAGTAGAAGCAATGGTCATGCCTCTATGGTAGCTGCCCAGATGAACCAAGTCTAAGATTCTGCCCTGAGTGACCTCCTCAGCGTGGTTGGGCCGCTGCCTGCTGCCCGCGAGCACTTCGCCCTGTACACTCGCCCCATGTCGAGTGTTCGTATCGGATACGGCGAGGATGCCCACCGCCTTGAGGCGGGCCGTGAGCTGTGGCTGGGCGGCCTGAAGGTGCCGGACGCCCCGGTTGGTGCAGTGGCCCATTCAGACGGCGACGCGGTGCTACACGCCGTTGCAGACGCGCTGCTGAGTGGGCTGGCGCTGGGCGATATCGGTCAGTATTTTCCCGACACCGACCCGGCGCACGCGGGTCTGGATTCGCGGGTGATTCTGCGGCGCTGTCTGGAACTGGTGCAGGAGCGCGGCTACCTGCCGCAGAACGTGGCGCTGGTGGTGACGCTGGACCGCCCGAAGCTGGGGCCGCTGCGCCAGCAGATCGCGCAGAGTGTCGCGGCGCTCCTGGCGCTGGACGAAGGCGCGGTGGGCGTGTCGTTCAAGACCTCGGAGGGGCTGGCTCCGGCGCATGTCCAGGTGCGCGTCACGGTGCTGCTGGCGGCCCATGACTGAGCCTGCTGCCCCGCTTCCCCTGCTGCACGTGGTGTTGTTCGAGCCGGAAAAGGCGGGCAACGTCGGCAACATCGCCCGGACGTGCGCGGTGCTGGGCGCACAGCTCCACCTGATCCGGCCCTTCGGCTTCCACCTGTCTGACCGGGAACTTCGGCGGGCCGGAATGGACTATCTGGAAGGCGTGACGCTGCACGAACACGCCAACTGGACGGCGTTTCAGCGCACCCTGCCCGCAGGCGCACGCGTCTGGGCCTTCTCGACGCACGCTACCGAACTGCACACGCGGGCAGGCTTCGTGCGCGGTGATTACCTGCTGTTCGGGCCGGAATCGCGCGGCCTCCCCGTCTGGTTGCGCGACGCCCTGCCGAAACTGAAGCTGCCGCAGCCGGGCGGAGGCCGCAGCCTGAACCTGTCGGTGGCGGCGGGGGTGGCGGCGTTCGAGGCGGGGCGGCAGATCGAGGGCTGGTAGACCGCGCCGCATTCAGGCCTGGGCAGCCAGTCTTCCTGTTCGCAGGGTGTGGCCGAATGCTGATGACCCTGGAAGGTTGAACGCCGTCAACCGTCGCCCCTGGACAAACGTCGAAGACCGGGCCACACTCTGCCCGCTGAACGGTTTTGACAGGGGAGCGCTGGCTCATCCCCCATCCCGGCGGCTGCGCTAGCCTGCACGCACCTCATGCCCCGTTTCCGCTCCCGCCTGCTGCTGACCGCCTCCTGCCTGCTTCTGTCCAGCGCCGCCTCTCAGGAAACTGAGCCTGCGCCTGCTGTTTCTGTGCCGGTGCAGGTGCCCGCGCTGCCGCCAGAACCCGCCCCTAGCCAGCCTGCTCCCGGCGTGCCGGTGCAGCCCGATTTGGCCGCGTCTCCGGCAGAGCCTGCTGCGCCCGCTGCCTCGAAGCTGCGCGGACTGTGGATGGACGCCTTCGGGCCGGGCCTCAAGACGCCGGAACAGGTGCAACAGGCCGTTGACGATGCCGCCGCGCTGGGCGTGAACGCGCTGTTCGTACAGGCGATCCGCCGCGCCGACTGCCTGTGTCGCCTGGGCAGCGTGCCCCCAGCGGCCGATATCGCGCCGAATTTCGATCCGCTGGCCCAGATCATCCAGCTGGCGCACGCACGCGGAATTCGGGTGCTGGCGTGGTACAGCGTGACCGGAGCCTGGAACGTGACGCTGCCCAGTGCAGGCAAAACCCAGGTCTTCGCGCAGCATGGCCCGGATGCGGGGGGCACGTCCTGGCTGGCCCGCCGCAGCGACGGAACGTGGCGCGACAACTCGGATGCGTGGCTCGATCCGGGCATTCCCGGGGCCGCAGACTACATGGCGACCTCGGCGCTGAATCTGGTCAAGCACTACGATCTCGACGGGCTGCAACTCGACCGTATCCGTTACCCCGACGGCGGCGACTGGGGCTACAGCCCGGTCACGCTGGCCCGCTACCGCAGCGAAACCGGCCAGAAAGGCACTCCCGCGCCGGGCGACGTGCGCTGGAAGACCTGGAAACGCGATCAGGTCACGGCGCTCACCCGCCGCATCGTGCTGGAGGCGCGCGCCGTCAGGCCAGGGCTGCTCATCAGCGCGGCGACCATCGTGTATGGCGATGGCCCCGCCGACCGCGCCGCCTTCCAGAACACCCGCACCTACGCCGAGGTTCTTCAGGACTGGCCCGGCTGGATGCAGGAAGGCCTGCTCGACGTGAACGTGATGATGAATTACAAGCGCGACGGCGTGAACGGGCAGGAGGGATGGTTCGACCGCTGGAACGCCTTTGCCGAGTCTGTGAAACAGGGCGACGAGGAGGTGGCAGCGGGCACGGCCATGTATCTGAATGCCCCCGGCGTGACCGCTGCGCAGGCTGCCCGCGCCACCGCGCAGGGGCTGGGCTGGGTCGGGTATTCGTACCGCACCCCCACCGCAGGCGTCTATAGCGCCGCGCAGACGCAGCCGCAGGGGTTCACCACACTCAAGGCTGCCCTCACCGCCCCCGGCGCGGTGCTGGGCCAGCCGCTCGCCTGGACTATGGCCGCCCCCGTCCGTCATGGGCTGCTGGGCCGGGTGGTCGGGGCGCTCCAGGCGGGAGGGCTGCGGGTCAGTGCTTACGACGCAGCCGGTACGCTCCTCGCCACCACCACCACCGACGCCAACGGGTATTACGGCTTTGCCGATCTGTCGCAGGCGGGCAGCGGCAAGGTCGAGGTCCGCGCCCTGGATCAGCGCTGGGCACAGGTGCTCGGTACAGGCGTGACGCGCTTTCCAAATCTGCTCGTGCGGGCAGTGGTCCGGGTCGGCTCGGGTCAGTAGGCAGTCGGACGCTTCAACACTGCCAACGGGCGGGGTCCAAGAACAGCAGTTCGCTGCCTTGGACCCCGCCCGTTCTTCGTTTTTGCCAGCGTCTGAAGCAGTCGGCAACCGGATTCGCCAGACCGTCCTGCTTCCGCCCTTACTTGAACAGCGGCAGATGCCCCAGCGCCGTGACTTCCGGCCTTTCCTGCCCCTCGGTAAAGACCGCGACCACCGCCGCGACTTCGCCGCCCACGCCCTCGATAATCTGGCGCAGGCTCGCGAGCGTGCCGCCGCTGCTGACCACGTCGTCGACGATGGCGACCTTCTTGCCGCGAATCTTTTCCACGTCCATGCCGTCCAGCACCAGCAGTTGCGGTTTGCCGGTGGTGATGCTGATCACTTCGCGGGCCACCGGGCTGACCATGTAGGGCTTCTGGGTCTTGCGAATGACGATATAGGGCTTACCACTCTCGCGGCTCAGGACGTGCGCCAGCGACAGCGCCTTGACTTCGGGCGTGACCAGCACATCGATGTCTGCGGGCAGCAGCCGCGCCAGTTCGGCTCCGGCGGCCTCAGTCACTTCGGTGTCACCCAGCATGTTGAACAGCGCAATCGACACGCCAGGAGCAACTTCGACGATAGGCAGGACGCGCTTGACACTGCCCACTTGGACTTCAAATGTGTTCACGGTCAGGTATTGTACCGCCTTCGGTCCGTGGCGGTGGCCCGCACCGGTCGCTTCAGTCCACGACCGTGAAGCCCAGCTTTTCCGCCTGCTCCACGAAGAAGTTGATGTTTTCGCTCAGGGTCTGTGGACCCAGGCTTTTGCGGTCGTATTCGCCCGTCGCGGCGATAATCAGGGTTTCGGCAAGGCAGGCCGGAACCGCGCCTTCTCCAAACTTGATGTCGAGACGGGTTTTCATGCTGCCGGGGGGGCGCACCACGCCGCCGGGAATCACGCGTACACCCTCGATGCGCTCCACGCTCTCATCCACGTCGGCGGGGCGGCCCTCGTCGAAGATCCAGGTGCCGGGCTTGACGTGCTGCGGAAAGATCACCGGATTGGGATCGCTCGTGGCCGTGAAGATCAGCTCGGCGTCTCGCAGTGAGTCGTAACTGGTGGTGGTCACGATCTCGGTGCCCGGATTGGCCCGGCGCAGGGTCCCCGCGCTGCGGTCCAGTCGTTCCAGATCGCGGCCCACCATGATGATGCGGCCCACCTGCGGCGCGATGGTGCGGGCGATGCCGAAGGCGACCACGCCGTTTGCGCCGACCACTGCTGCCGTGGCCTGCTTCAGGTCGCGCCCGGTGTCTGCGAAGTGCTTCAGAATGCCGGGAATGGCGGCCTTGATGGTGCCGCTGGTGTACGCGCCGCCGTTGGTGACCGCGATGGTGGGCACAGCGGCCTGCACGTCCATGCCCTTGTTGCCCACCACGCTCCAGAACGCGCCCAGGCCGAACACCGACGCGCCCAGTTCCTGTGCCAGCCTTGCACCCTCGATGGCCCGGCGCGTCGCCAGCGCCGGATTGTCGCGGAAGACGTCGGGCAGCAGCGGGCTGGACAGCAGGTACATGCGGATCTGCTTGCCCCCCTGCGTCTGGATGCCGGTCAGTTCTCCCACCTTCATGGGGCGCAGGCTCTCGGCCAGCTGGCGCACGGTGGCCTCGCTGATGATGCCGCGCTCGACCAGCCCTTTCATCCAGGCAAAGCGCCGCGTCTGCCAGAAGTCGGCCAGCGTCAGCGGGTGAATCATGAAGGCGGCCACCACCACGTCGGCCTGTTTGCCCTGCATCGGCACGTCGTCGCCCAGTCTGGGCTCGGTGCCGTCCAGTACCCGCCCGATATTTTCCTTGAAGCGCCACGCGGCAGCCAGCAGCAGCCCCAGCGCAGCGATCTTGGCGGCTGGCCCCAGCGGGCTGAGCGCGATCAGCAGGGCGAAGGCCAGCAGGCCCAGCAGCGTTGCCAGACTGACAAAGCCGCTGAGGCCCAGGGTCGCGGCGTAGATCGCCAGTGGCAGCAGCGTCAGCCAGTAGCTCAGGCCCGCTGCCACGCTCAGCCCCGCCATCACGCCCAGCAGCAGCAGATTGCCGCGCCCACGGGGCAGGGTGTCGCCGTACAGGAAGCGCGGCGGATTTAGGTGGCCCAGATAGGCTGCCAGCCCCGCCAGCACACACAGCTCGGTGACGTAGCTGCTGCCAGTGCCGACGGCGCTCAGACTGCTCGCCATCAGCACCGCCAGAAAGCCCTTGGAGGCGTCGAGGCCAGCGCTCAGCAGGGCAGAGGTCGGCCCCACGCGCCGCAGCACGTTCTCGACGCCCAGGTTATAGGTGCTGAGCATCCGGGTATCCAGCCCCAGCCGCGCAAGCAGCCAGTGGCCCAGCGGCAGGCTGCCCACCAGAAATGCCAGCACGATCAGCACGAGAGAGAAAAAGCATGGGCTGAGTATAAGGAGGGAAGCAGAGGACGGCAGTGAGGAGCCACGTTGCGAACTCTGGTTCGACAGGACGGGGCCCGTATTACTTCAGATACGCGCCCACCCAGTCCAGATATTCCTGAAGCCGCCGGACCCGGCGGTCCGGGCGACCTGAGCGGCTCAGTTCGTGGTCTTCGCCGGGGAAGCGCACGAAGCGCGAGGGAACACCGTGCAGTTGCAGCGCCGTGAACCACTGCTCGCCCTGTTCGACGGGACAGCGCAGGTCTTCCAGACTGTGAATGATCAGGGTGGGCGTGCGGACCTGCTCGACGAACTGAAGCGGGCTCATCTCCCAGAGCCTGGCGGTATCGGCGCGGCGGTGGAAATTGCCGCCCAGTTCGTCGTCCCAGAATCTCATGCCGATATCCGAAGTGCCGCCGAACGAGAGCAGATTGCAGATGCTGCGGTCGGTCACGGCGACCTGAAAGCGGTCGGTCTGCGAGGTGATCCAGTTCGTCATGAAGCCGCCGTAGCTGCCGCCCATGATGCCCGTCCGGGTTGCGTCCAGCCGGGGAAACTGCGTCAGGCAGGCATCGAAGAAGGTCAGGAGATCCTGCATGTCGATGCTGCCCCAGCGCCCGTGAATATCCTCGCTCCAGGCCTGCCCGTAGCCCACCGACCCACGCGGATTGCTGTAGCACACGCTGTAGCCCGCAGCGGCATAGAGCTGAAATTCGTGCATGAAGCCGTGCCCGTAAGCGGTGTGTGGCCCGCCGTGAATGTTCAGCAGCGCGGGTACGGTCTGTGTTCCGGTGGGCAGCAGCACCCAGCCTTCTCCCTCGCCCAGTTCGGTGTCAAAGGCGACGCGGGTCGCGGGAACGGGTACGAAGGGGAGCTGGGCGGCATGGTCGGTCACGCATACGCCGTTCAGATAAACCTCGGTGGGCTGCGTCACGCTCTCGCTGATGCAGGCCAGTCCGTGCGCGTTCAGGCTGAAGGCCGCCGTCACGCGCTCGGGGTCGTGCAGGCGGGGCGAGACCGTGCCGCCCAGCTGAAGATCGAACAGCCCCGCGCTGCCGCCCACGGTGTACAGCAGACTGAGGGTCTGCTCGTCTGCCCAGGTCGGGCGGTCTGGAAAGCTGCCCACGTGCAGGTCGCCCGCCACGATACTCCCCGCCGGGAAGTCCCAGGCGGCGTCCAGCCGCTGTCCCTCGCCGCTGGCACCGAACAGGAACACGTGGTTGTCTTCGGTATTGAGCCTGCTGGCCGGGCGACCGATGCCCGCAAAGCGCACGCCGTCCGGGTGCGGGGCCAGCTGTCCAATCGGGGCGGCCCAGCGGGTGAGCTGACGCGGCTCGCCTTCCAGCGGCAGCTCGAAGACCTCCTGCCGCCAGCAGGCCGCATCGAGCTGACTGAGGCTGCTGACGAACAGCACACCGCCCGCCTGGGGCCGCCAAGCATAGTCACTGATGTCGTATTCGGGGGCGTGCCAGAGCCTGGTTTCACCGCTGCTCAGGTCGTGCAGATACAGGGCGGCAGGGCGTGGCGGCAACATTCCCACCCCGTTGAAGCGGTAACGCAGCGACGTGATGGCACGCGCCTCGCCGCGTTCGTCGCGTTTGTCTTCGGTGTCGCCCTGGCTCAGAAAGCTGAGGTAGCGTCCATCGGGGCTGAAGGCCAGATTCGACACGCCGTTCCGGAAGCGGGTCAGTTGCCGCGCCTCGCCGCCGTTCAGGGGCAGCAGGTACACCTGGGGTTTGCCCGCGCTGCCCGTGCCCGAGGAGCGGTTGCTCAGAAAGGCCAGCGACGTGCCGTCGGGCGACCAGCGCGGCGAACTGTCCCTGCTCTCACCGCTCGTCAGGTCGCGGGCCGGGCCGCCTTCCGAGAGCTGAATGCGGCTGCGATAACGCGGAGCGCTGCCCTCGTCTGAGCCGGGCGTATCGGCGTGTTCATCCTCGATTCTGGTCAGGACGAAGGCCACCCGTGAGCCGTCGGGCGAGAGCTGCGGATCGGAGGGAAACTTCAGGGCGTACAGGCTTTCCGGCATGACGACGGAAGTCGAAGCAGAGGTGGACACAGGCCGGTCGGACGCGAGACCCTCGAAACTGTCAGGCATGCTGCGGTTGTAGCACGCCAGCACAGCCCGGACACTTCATTCTTCAGCAGGCATTCGGCTCAGGGAGCGGGGTCGAGGCAGGCCAGGCGTTCACTCTGGGGCAGC carries:
- a CDS encoding glycerol-3-phosphate acyltransferase, producing MLIVLAFLVGSLPLGHWLLARLGLDTRMLSTYNLGVENVLRRVGPTSALLSAGLDASKGFLAVLMASSLSAVGTGSSYVTELCVLAGLAAYLGHLNPPRFLYGDTLPRGRGNLLLLGVMAGLSVAAGLSYWLTLLPLAIYAATLGLSGFVSLATLLGLLAFALLIALSPLGPAAKIAALGLLLAAAWRFKENIGRVLDGTEPRLGDDVPMQGKQADVVVAAFMIHPLTLADFWQTRRFAWMKGLVERGIISEATVRQLAESLRPMKVGELTGIQTQGGKQIRMYLLSSPLLPDVFRDNPALATRRAIEGARLAQELGASVFGLGAFWSVVGNKGMDVQAAVPTIAVTNGGAYTSGTIKAAIPGILKHFADTGRDLKQATAAVVGANGVVAFGIARTIAPQVGRIIMVGRDLERLDRSAGTLRRANPGTEIVTTTSYDSLRDAELIFTATSDPNPVIFPQHVKPGTWIFDEGRPADVDESVERIEGVRVIPGGVVRPPGSMKTRLDIKFGEGAVPACLAETLIIAATGEYDRKSLGPQTLSENINFFVEQAEKLGFTVVD
- a CDS encoding S9 family peptidase, whose protein sequence is MPDSFEGLASDRPVSTSASTSVVMPESLYALKFPSDPQLSPDGSRVAFVLTRIEDEHADTPGSDEGSAPRYRSRIQLSEGGPARDLTSGESRDSSPRWSPDGTSLAFLSNRSSGTGSAGKPQVYLLPLNGGEARQLTRFRNGVSNLAFSPDGRYLSFLSQGDTEDKRDERGEARAITSLRYRFNGVGMLPPRPAALYLHDLSSGETRLWHAPEYDISDYAWRPQAGGVLFVSSLSQLDAACWRQEVFELPLEGEPRQLTRWAAPIGQLAPHPDGVRFAGIGRPASRLNTEDNHVFLFGASGEGQRLDAAWDFPAGSIVAGDLHVGSFPDRPTWADEQTLSLLYTVGGSAGLFDLQLGGTVSPRLHDPERVTAAFSLNAHGLACISESVTQPTEVYLNGVCVTDHAAQLPFVPVPATRVAFDTELGEGEGWVLLPTGTQTVPALLNIHGGPHTAYGHGFMHEFQLYAAAGYSVCYSNPRGSVGYGQAWSEDIHGRWGSIDMQDLLTFFDACLTQFPRLDATRTGIMGGSYGGFMTNWITSQTDRFQVAVTDRSICNLLSFGGTSDIGMRFWDDELGGNFHRRADTARLWEMSPLQFVEQVRTPTLIIHSLEDLRCPVEQGEQWFTALQLHGVPSRFVRFPGEDHELSRSGRPDRRVRRLQEYLDWVGAYLK